GCGCTCCAAGGTCTCGGTGGTTTCCTCATCGGTCGCACCTGTCGTCGGCGTGATCATGATCTGGGCGGCATCGCCGTTGTCCGTGGTTTGCACGATCTGGGCGTTATCCACGCCCTCGGTGTCATTGAACTTGTGGAGCAGATCCTGGAAGGCCGGCATGCGGTCTTGCTCGGAGACGTCTTCCACATTCACAAAGGCGATCATCGGGGCATTGCGGCCGGGGCCAAAGGCCTCTTCAGACATCTCGTAGGCCTCGCGCTGCGGGGTGCCGGGTTGAGCGGAGCCATCGGTAGGCATGGCCAGGCGCATATTCGCAAACGGGATGGCCAGGATGGCCAGCATGATAACGCCCACGCCCAGGTGCAGCCACGGGTGGGCGCGCACGCGGCGGACCCAGCGCAGACCCATGGTGGGCTTCTCGTCCTCGGGGTCTGGAACCTTGGGGCCGGGCACGCGCCCGGCGAAGATCTTGGTGCCCAGCAGGCCCAGCACGGCGGGGATAAAGGTATTGGCCACAAGCACGGCGATGACCACGGTTCCGGCGGCGGCGATAGCCATGGTGGACAGGAACGGAATGCCGATAATGGTCAGGGCCGCCAGCGCGATGACCACGGTGGTACCGGCAAAGACAACGGAGCCGCCGGCGGTGCCCAGCGCCATGCCCATGGCGTGGGCGCGGGTGCCCTTATCCATCTTCTTCAGTTGCTTAGCCAGTTCCTTTGGCGTCAGGTTATTTAAGCCCGAGGAGGTGATGAGCTCATTGCGGAAGCGGTTGACAATGAAGAGGGCGTAGTCGATGCCCACGGCCAGGCCGATCATGGAGGCCAGCGTCGGGGTCATATCGGAGACGGTATCGGTAAAGATGGTGGCCAGCTGCACGCCGAGGATGCCAATGCCCACGCCGATGACGGCGGAAATCAGCGGCATGCCGGCAGCTACGAAGGAGCCGAAGGTCACCAGCAGCACGATGGCGGCGACCACCATGCCGATGAGTTCGGCGCTGCCATTCATGCCGGCATCGGCCATCGCGAAGGCATTGCCCTGGTACTTAACGGAAAGGCCTTCGCCGTCGTGCTGGTGCAGGACATCCGTGACCGCAGCCATATCGTCATCATTGATGTCCATGACATCAGCGGCATCGAAGGCGATGGTGACGGAGCCGGTGGTCTTGTCCTCGCTGAGCGGAGACAGTTGCTGCAGGTTCTTCGCAACCTGCTCTTCGGGCATGCCCTGTGCCCGCATCTGCTCGCCCATCTGCTTTTCCATGCCGGCGGCGGCGAGGACCGGGCTGACCAACTCATCCTCATTCTTTAGCGCACCGGTGTCTTTGAGGTCTTGGAGCAGCTTGTCGATGCCCCCGGCAACAGCGTCATCGCTTAGCTCCTTGCCCGCAGGGGCTTGGATGACCACGGTGCCCTCCGGGGCGCTCATGGCATCGGTATCTTGATCGAAGTGCTCCATCATCTCTTCTTGAGTGGTGGTGGAGTCCATCTCCGGCATGGCGAAGTTGGGGTTCGGGGTTTTGGCAAAGCCGGCGGTGAGGCCAACCATCGCCACTAAGACGATGAGCCAGAAGGCGAGGAAGGGCCATACCGTGCGGTAGGACCAGCTTCCCAGCCGGTAGAGGAATTTGGACATGGGCGAGCTCCTTTATGAGTGAGAGAGGTGGGCGCTGCTTCTAAAATCGTGCATAGTCTATGCAATCCTGCACATGTGGTGCAAAATAAGGTGCAGGTGGGCATAGTAGCTCTTTAATGTGACCTATAACCCACGCGCGGCCAGAAAGCACAGGGCGGCGGGAAGGATAGGTAGACTATCGCGCATGATTCACGCGGTAAGTTTCGCCCTCTTGGATTCGGTCAATGCCTTGCTCATTGGCATCCTTGTAGCCATCGGCATCATGCTCCCGCGCGGGAAGTACCGCTGGATCGCAGGCCTGGTCATCCTGGGCGACTGGCTGGGCGTTCTCGCCGCTGCGGCCGTGGTGATGTTCGTCCTTTTGGGCGTGCGCGAACAGATCGCGGCCATCTTGGAGTCACCGATTGCCGGCGGCATCCTCATTATCGTCGGCATCGCACTGGCCTTTGGCGCCTGGCACTCCCAAGGCAAACCCAATGCCTTGATCGGGCGCATGCTGCAGCCGCTGCGCACGCCTTCCATCACCACCGTGCTGATCGGCTTCGTGATGGGCGTGGTCCAATCGCTGACCTCCGTGCCGTTTTATTTCGGCCTCATGTTCTTGGCCACCCAGGATCTATCGCTCGCCGCCCAATACGGCGGCCTCTTGTGGTACGCCACCCTGGCGCTGTCCCTGCCGGTGATCTGCGGGCTTTTCATCGCCGTGGTGCGCGCCCACCCAGACTCAGCTGCGGGGCGAGTCTTTGCGGCGGCGCGCGAAAACAGCACGCGGGTCACGCTCATCGGCGGCTATATCGTCGCCGTCTTCCTCATCATCATG
The window above is part of the Corynebacterium accolens genome. Proteins encoded here:
- a CDS encoding MMPL family transporter, whose translation is MSKFLYRLGSWSYRTVWPFLAFWLIVLVAMVGLTAGFAKTPNPNFAMPEMDSTTTQEEMMEHFDQDTDAMSAPEGTVVIQAPAGKELSDDAVAGGIDKLLQDLKDTGALKNEDELVSPVLAAAGMEKQMGEQMRAQGMPEEQVAKNLQQLSPLSEDKTTGSVTIAFDAADVMDINDDDMAAVTDVLHQHDGEGLSVKYQGNAFAMADAGMNGSAELIGMVVAAIVLLVTFGSFVAAGMPLISAVIGVGIGILGVQLATIFTDTVSDMTPTLASMIGLAVGIDYALFIVNRFRNELITSSGLNNLTPKELAKQLKKMDKGTRAHAMGMALGTAGGSVVFAGTTVVIALAALTIIGIPFLSTMAIAAAGTVVIAVLVANTFIPAVLGLLGTKIFAGRVPGPKVPDPEDEKPTMGLRWVRRVRAHPWLHLGVGVIMLAILAIPFANMRLAMPTDGSAQPGTPQREAYEMSEEAFGPGRNAPMIAFVNVEDVSEQDRMPAFQDLLHKFNDTEGVDNAQIVQTTDNGDAAQIMITPTTGATDEETTETLERLREYQGEFSKTGGSYGITGITPIFDDISERLNSVLVPYVAIVLGLAFIVLMLVFRSIWVPLIAAAGYGLSVAATFGITVCIWQEGMFGLVNDPQPLLSFLPIMLIGLTFGLAMDYQVFLVTRMREGYVSGKTAANATSNGFKHGARVVTAAALIMISVFAAFILMDEPFIKTMGFVLAMGVLIDAFVIRMMVIPATMFLLGDKAWWLPKWLNKIVPNMDIEGEALHKEREALLHFQHDKVGKVHRD